The window taattaatattatactattattttatcattttacaaaatctcaaatttccgaaaaattcacataaaatactaaaattttacctcgaacttcggggcgttacaaaatGAAGAAGGTTAGATTCGACCAATCAGGCTACTTTGGCTAAAAGTTTAATTAACCCTTTTTTTCTTAAGgttggtttggttttttttcATAGTTTTAGAGTGTTCTACCTAAATTTTTATGTTTCTTAATTGTGTTGTTTTCTcctaatttcttaattattccTGCCATTCCATATCTAATTTGGGAAAACTTTTTGCTAATTTGTAAAAACATCATCCTTAAAGTCTTATTAGAGTGCACGAGTTCTTTTAGGATATTTTGTCCTCATTCACATGCATCTTAGGAAAATTGTCAGGAGATCATCCAACATCGAATTGCTCTAAGCTAAACACACTATATGATCGAGTCATTGAGAAGGAATGTGCACATTGTTGATATaggtagtaacttttaatttttttaagtcTTTATTAACCTTACTTTCATGCGCTGAGGATCTCTCTCATTTCGATATGATATCGATTCATTTATATCTCCTCATAACTCGAGGCGTTACAATACgtacataagaaaaaaaaatattttcaacagtttTATTAGTTTAAACAATTTTTGTGTGTCTTTCAATTTATTTCCTTATTTCCTAACTTGATTTTATTGTAATTTgttttttaactttatttttcactttgaaGTTAATTATCGCACCGACGAGTAGAGTGCATCTTTGTCCATATGTCTCATCATCCTCCACTTTGTTTTTGTATAGGAAAAACCAGGAGCaaatagatagatagatagatgcACCTAACTTTTGACCCATATATAATTAGGATTTGATTATTGGACTATAAACTTACGTGACCAAAGTGACAACTGTTGGTTGCTTATCTAAAacgaaagagagagagaaaaagaaaaaggtggaATTGACAATGAGATTAGCGAAATGGGTTTATTAGCTGCGAACCTTATTTCGAGTGCTTGTTGTTTTGTTCCTCTCCCGCCGCCGTCGCCGCTGCGTTTCCAAGCAAAAAGAAGTAGCCAACGAGTACTTAAGGCGGCGTTGACGTCATCGGAGAAGATGGATAGTGGTGGGCAGGCGGCGCCAGTGTCGAAGCTGATGGAGTTTCCACATCTGACGGCTGCGCATACAGATCTGATGTTGTATCTAATACAAACCGTTGAGAATGGGTTAGGAGATCATCTTCTTCCTTCGACGGTTCCGACAGATGTGGAGTATTATGAGAATAAAAACGGCACCTCACAGGGCACTCTTCTCATTCGACATGGCATTCCATCTTCTCCGGTAACTCTTTTTCTCTCTATAACTTGGGAAATTTGAAAAAGTAGTTgccaatttctttttctttaccaAAGTTAGTTGttggttatttttttaatatacaattattattattattattattttgattcacATCGTTATGAATTATAACTTCCCATCGGAGATCGGTACCATCACTTCAGAAGTATCTGGAGTAAGGAGTTGAGGAAATATAAGGTTTGAAATGATTTCCATTTTTGCAAAACcataatttccattttcttatttcatttttagaGAGTAAGAAAAAAGATAGTAGAGGATTCAAAATTCATTTGAGTTGTTCTGtttctttcttatttaagtTTACAATATGATAAACTCTTTTATTCAACTTGAAAATAACTCATACAAAGTTTAGAATATGATAAttgaaatttcattttattctttcattttcagATTGATTTTATGATAGCAAGTTGGTTGCACTTAAAGCAACCACAAGGTGGCGCATTCAACATAACCAACATTGCTGGCTACATGAAACCCTCAAATGACATTCCTCATTTTCAATTCGAGTTGGTTCAATGTAGCCCTACTtttctcatcttctttcttGACTTGCTTCCTCGAACCGATATCATCCTCCACCCCGACTACCTTACCACCTACTACGAGGAGACCGGCCTCGAGAAGCTTCGACAACGACTTGCCGCCTTGCCAGAAGTGAGCCCTTACTTCTCGTCGTCGCTCTACTTTCGTAAAGTCGTTTCATCGACGGGAATTTTGGTGGGTGTGAAGTGCGAGGAGAGCGAGTCCAAGCGAGTGGAAGAGATTGTTCGGGAGGAGATCGGTCCAATCTCGAAGGAGGTAATGAGGATATGGATGGAGTTGTGCTTGAATGGAGGAAGAGAgcttgaagaagatgaaagaagTTTGATGGAGAAGAGAGATCTTATGATTAAGAGGAAGGCGATTGAGATGGATTTGAGCAAAAGCATGCCTTTGCAATTTGGAGAAGAAGTTGCAAATAGAGTTCTTCAAGTTATTAGAAGTGCTTTCAAAACTGCTTAATATAATGTTTGATTATCTTTTCCATACAGGCTACTCTGTTTTTACAGCACCTTTTTCAGCACGAGTATCTAATATCAGTACCAAACTTTTTAGTTACAATAGCTTTTATATGATGAGTTCATCGACGTAATTTGAACATCACGTATAATCGAAGAACTTATAAAgcaatatatatacaaaaaacTCCACCTACGATAACATGAAAATAAGATATACATAAATTTTCAAATCAAGAAACTACCTAAAAGACAGAAGGATAGTTGCGATAGTACCGATTTGTGGgtgagaaaaaaaagaagcGAGATGAAGAAGAGTGAGGCTGAGATTCTTTTCCGCTGTGCGATAGTCTATTTTGGTAATTTCCATCGGGTGCACTCGTTTCCCTATACAGTGGGCCATAAGCAGATATTTTCTCTACCCATAATCTAATCCAAGTTTTTGTCCAGTGGGTTTAACAAAGCATTTACCGTTCGtacaaagagagatgaaacTCACTGCCAATGGCGTTGATGGTTTATGCATCCGCAAAACCTTTTAGTCTTCCAACGCTGGTAGCAGCACAATCTTGTTTCAGAGCAAGGAAACCGGCAAGGGTAATGAGGAGCACGTCGTCACACATGGCGGAGGGATCGTCCTCGAAGCTGAAGGAATTTCCGCATCTATCGAGTTCCCAAAGAGCTCTGATGGCCGATCTCATCAACGCTATAGAAGATCGGTTCGAGGATCGTCTTCTTCCTTGTACGCTTCCTCCTGATGTTGAGTATTACCAGAATCAGAGCGGGACTTCGGAAGGCGCTCTTCTCATCAGATCTGGCTCGCCGGACTCTTCGGTATTCCTCTCTATCTCTTTCTTGAAAGATTTTGTGGGTCTGATCTGCTTTCGAGTTTCCATTTTCGGAAGGTTTTGCATTTTGGGGGTTTGGTTCGAATTTCTTGAACGATGGTGTGGGAAATTTCGATGAATAAAGTTGAGGTTTaattacaaattaattaaattacggAGAAAAATACATTTTTCCTTCTAGTTTTTTGATCTacgtaattaattaagttttaatTACAAATTAATTAAGTACTATTTCAATTTAGGGCCTTATTTTTCATGATTTTACACTTTTAACTAGATTTTAAACTAAAATTCTTACTTTTGGCAATTGACAGAGTTGTATACGGTCCGGTTCGACTCAATTTGAGTCTCGAACCAATTTGAATATTGTTCAAATACCACGAACCGCAACTATTTAGAATATTGCCTatttctttttgaaataaaacacaaatatttaatatatattttatcgGACGATTTTGGATCTATTATGTTTGGTTCGGGTAAAACCGTAGAAAAACCGTCACCACCAAACCGAATCTATATCAGTTTTGGCCGGTTTGAACGGTTTTTTCGATTCTTACATCCCTAATGGAAAATGgtgttttttaattaatttaaaacaattaagtagttaatttaaaaattaaatttaatagtGATAAAAAATTAATGATAAAACTTAATTAACCATACTCTTTTGTTCTTCTACATTAATTAATAGTAGAAGTGTGGTTAAAAgtgtaaatttttaaatatgaatggctaaattgaaattatagaaatttcaaatttcaatgaTGTAGAAATTTAAAAGCTAAATTAAAAATCAAACTTCAAATTTGACGTCCGTAAATTTTATACCTAAATTCGTAGTTATCAAATAAAAACTAGACCTAAAATTCAAGACTAACCGATAGATATTAGTTTTTAAATTACATGTTTAGTACTCTAATCTTATTATTTAGTCGTGTgaagtttgtttttcttttcttgattaAATATTAGTCATGTGAAGTTGAGTGTCTCAAAGGTCAAACTTTCACTTTTTATATTCAATAATccctttaaattttattttgttgcaTTGACCTATTCATTATGTCTTCTATTTTCTTTAACATAGAATTTAAATTcatattcaaattcaaatttaataGATTAATCTATTTTTCTATATGTGTCATTTTaggaagaaaggaagaaaagttGAAATTGTGTGGTCTATTAGGTACAAACTTGAAATTCATGACCGATTGTAATTTGACCTTTGAACATTTATCTCTTATTAATCTTATGAGACTATGTTGCAAGATATGAGGTCCAAAGaattaaaaacttttttttgttgACATTAGGAATAGTAACTATTGAATCTATTTTGTTTCACATTTGGTATTCAAGGAAGTATGTCTTCTTTACTGAAAGTTTGCTAATTTTGACAAAATTTATAATGCCCCATAAATTCCAATTGAACAAAAAATTCTAGTTTTGTTTATGATTTGATCCATTCTTGTAATgctacaaaattaaaatttctaaACTTCTGTCTCAGATCAATTTCATATTGGCAAGTTGGTTGCACAGTCAATTACCAACTGGAGCATCACTAAACATAGCAAGCCTTTCTGCCTACTTGAGACCTTCAACTGATGCTCCAAATTTCCTCATAGAGTTCATCCAAATCTCTCCAACCTCCCTCATTCTCATTCTCGATCTTCCTCCTCGAAAGGATCCCGTCCTCAACCCCGACTATCTCCAATCTTTCTACGAAGACACAAGATTAGACACTTATCGCAAAACCATTGAAGAACTTCCCGAGACTCGACCGTACGTCATGTCCTCGCTTTTCTTTCGCTCCTTGGTTTCTCCAACTTCCATAATTTCTCGTATCGATACAGAATCAGGTGGACCTGAACGCATGGAGGAGATTATAAAGAACCACGTCGGTCCCATTGCGAGAGATGTAGTTCGAGTATGGGTAGATGAATGTGCTTGCAAGGAGAGAGAGGTTGGAATGATGGAAAGAGTTGAACTTGAGAAAAGAGATAAGTTAGTTAAGAAGAAAACTATTGACATAGATTTGGGTTCTAGTTTGCCAAGATTGTTTGGACAGGAAGTAGCTGATAGAGTAGTGGCTGCTATTCAACGAGTCTTTGATGAAGCATGAGACTGTTTTGCTTTTGTTAATGTGTAGTGTATTATTGAGTCTTAAATGTCTCACTTGTAAATTGCAATGGAAGAAGTTAGATCTcttgataattattttggtaattGAATTTATGGTTTTCAAATTTCTTACCAAACGAGCTATAATAAAACTACTACTCTCTTATTAATGTTTAAATTACAATGTTGTAATAAAAATATCCCAAAACAACATTTTGCTACAacaatcttttctaataaaaaaataaattagttgCTGAGCGGATGAAACTCAATAACTTATAGCACCCGCATAACAGATAACTAGCTCCATGTACTAGATCTTGTTAGTCATTGATGGACTCGTGTCTCATGTACATACATTGTTAGTTCACGTTACTCTTTTACCCACATAATTTTTAGAGTTAAAGAGAAAATTGTGCACCTCATTCACAAACCATCAAACTTTGTGGACGTAGAACACCATATGTCAAAGACTTAGTAAAGTAATAGTTTGTCTAACAATtctattttgttattatttatttcaactaaattatttttaaaaaattggaaAACATCTTTACTATTCAATCTCATAAAGGACAATAATTATTTTCACAAAAACAATACTTGTACTAACTAGGATATCATTCAATGCCCTCCAATGAAACCTTcttaataaatacaaatagcaaacattaaataattaaatgtaaCGCCTATCTTTGTAAAATATAGAAAGTCTAGTGTAAAAATTTGGTCATCTTGCCAAATATAGGAGTAAACATTAAAATATTGTTCTAGATAGACACAAagtttaattttattgaaaaataaagcGAAAATTACCTATTTCGTCTCTAAATCTTGGAGAATACGTATGTCTGGATATCTGAGTTTTGAAAGTGTATcttttaatctttaaatttataagaATAGGCTCATTTAGTCTCGtacttttttagttttttaactttttaaaataagtttaaaagtAGGGGTGTTCAAATAATCTGACTATCCGAACTACTCAATCAAAATTGTAAGAGTTGGATTGGGTTGAATTTTTTATGATTGAGTTCGGGTTATATTTTTAAAGATTTGGATAGATCTATCTTAActcaaatttataatattattaaaatatatattataacttATAGATATTATAATTCATACATATTAGTgtgaagcttttttttttttttttttttttttagtttgtaatagatatgttgaattttgatatttaacatttgagttttatgaaattttagttattaaaatGTGTTGTAGAgaaatttaagtattttaagttaataaatattataaatagaaaaataaataaataaataaataacgtGATAACCCAACCTAACTCAATCCATGTATTTAAAAGATCTTCAAACactttatatttttgttttaaaatattatatgacattttaaattataagaataatttctaaaatttatattatatccaaagatatatttttttaattttaaatatcataCAATTATTTTTGAATGATAACACATTGtttgttttatatttcaaaagcAGCACGGTTTTAGAAAACTTACAATTTTGATTTTCTCGGAGTCAATCTCGATTGGGATTGACCCTAAGATTCttcccaaattttaaaaaattatttgaagaaaatttcTCTGTCTCTCGATTGAGTGTATCATCGAGATAGTgcgtttttatttaatttaaaaataaagacaAAGAAGTCAAACAACATTACcccaagaaaacaaaaaatggatTAAGGAAAACTTGGGGACCTCTCGGGGCAATCTTAGCTCATGTTACATAATGCTTATGTTCTTTTGTTTAGGGCATCTCGGGGCAACTTTATAATGTTTCTTATATCCAAAGTCTCTTGTTAAGTTGTTTGGTTTCTTTGTCTTTAtttccaatttttttaataaaagatgcACTATCTCGGTGATGCACTCAACTGAGAGAGATTAAAAAATTCcttcaaataattttttaagatttggaAAGAATCTTGGATGATCAGATTGATCTAGAGTAAAACAAAATTAGGAGTTTTCTAAAACTATGCtacttttgaaatataaaacaaaaaaaatgttaattttatcAATTTCTCAATTAAATACCGTTTAAAAATTGAAGGACCAAATGAATCTATTATTATAAACGATTTTAAATACATATTTAAAACTTGTAAATTTGAGGACTAGAAACTTAATTTTCCCAAAAGTGGGAATATTTGTAATTtcaaaaagaggaaaaagaaagaaaataaaggaaagaaaagcTAGGTCATAGGCGTAAGAAGAGTAGTGGAATTTTTGGTGTATTATGGAGAAATGTTAAGACATTTCTTAAAAATGACTGCAAGACACTCACAAGATCTTTGTTCGTAAGTCGAAGTCACTATCCAAATCCATCCACATTCTTaccaaattcaaatccaacttcccaactccttcttcttcttcttcttcttcttccaattcTTCATTCTCTAACTCAATTTCTGAAGCCGACTCTGTTTCTGGGACTtcttgaaagaagaagaaacgcaAGGATTTGGGTCCAATTACTGCTTGCCGCGGCCCGGGACTCATTTTACGATCGGAATCCTATGTCTTCGAACTTTTCCTCGTTTTTAGTTTGTGGGTTTTCAGGTTTGTTTTGTTTCTGTTATTGGTTTGTTATATGTTTCTTCAATTGTCTTGATCTTTTTGCTTTTTGTCTTCATCTTTGTTTTTGAATGTATCTTGTGTTTGATGGGGTTTGGTTTCTGGGTTTCGGTTCATCAATGCTTAATTTTCATTAGCTAATTGGATATAATTTGGCGTCTAATGGTTGTTGGGTTTGTAATTTTCACATCGATGTTTTACTTTCCTCGTCTTACATCGTTTGTTTATCCCTTTTTCCGAAATGGGTATTTTCTTATTATATGTTCTAATCAAGATTTCCATATTTGTGTCTATCATGTTTATTTGGTGTAGTTTTTATTTAACTGCAATAGTTGATGAACTTTCGAGATTAATTGTGGATTTTGGTTTCGTCTCTATACAATTGTAGAAATCATGTGACTTATGTTTGTTTGAATTTGTTGAATCTCATAGGTTTCATTTTCTTAAATGCTGAATTATCTTGGAGATAAAAAGGACGAGAGAATGAAGATGAGGAACAGATACAGGAAATCAACTGCTTTACGTTGTGATGCGGGGAGCAGATGTTTGATATCTGTGGTAATTGGGAGTCTTATGGGGTGTATTCTTCTGCTGAACTTATATTCTGCTATAAGGCCTGCGGATGAGATAGGTCAGCATATTCATCTTCGAACAAGTCATCATCTTCACTTTCCTGAACTTGAAGAGGTGGAAGAAGAAAACATTCAAATTCCCCCTCCCCGTAAGAGATCTCCACGTGCAACAAAGCGAAGACCAAAGAAAACGACCACACTGATCGATGAATTTCTTGATGAAGATTCACAGATTAGGCACAAATTCTTTCCTGATCAAAAAACTTCCATTGATCCGATGATCACGGGAAATGATAGTATGTTCTATTATCCAGGGAGAGTTTGGCTTGATACTGAAGGGAATCCCATTCAAGCTCATGGAGGTGGAGTGTTATTTGATGAAAGATCTGAAACATACTACTGGTATGGAGAGTATAAAGATGGTCCCACCTACCATGCTCACAAAAAGGGAGCTGCTCGGGTAAAAGCTATACTCTACCTTCATTTTCTATATTGCTAGTCTAATGCTTCCTTAGGTAAAAAGAATTCCTATTGCATAAACAGTTGACGTGTATCTCTATGAATTTGTGTGGAAACAACAAACTTTGATCAATACTTCAGTCTTTTATCATCCCCCTTTTCCATTATTGGCGATAGTGTCTTCTCTATTATATATATGGGAATTTCCATTGTTGATCATTTTTGCCTTTTCAGATAAgaagtcttttttttctttcttttgttattttgtgtAGCTTACTGCTTCTACTTGGAGTTCTTAGCATAGCTTTTTTAGTAATTACTCCAGAGACTCCGTCATTTTAGTTTACACTGGAAGGTTTTTCTGTAACCTTCTTTTAGGACAAAGGATGGCTTATCCCTTTGTCCTCTGGGTTTTTTGTTTGTCTTTGGCTCTTTGAATGAATCTCTCCATTTCTTATCATTAAAAGAAGTCATTTATTACTCCATGGTGAATATACATGTTTCttatctaaaaaaataaaaaaatattgctCCATGGTGGTTTTGATGACTTTATGTCTTTTATCTTCTTAAACATGACGTATCAGCTCTGGTGACCGTTTTATGTTGATTTCCTTCTAGTTCATCAGTTCTTACCTTATTCCACTCTTGATAAGGTTTGCGTCCAACTTATGAATCTTGTTAGATTTTTAGATGGATTGTGATGCTTGGAAGCATCCAACTTATGAATCCATTACTTCACTGTTTTGGGAGGATAACATTGAGAAGAAATTTAAGATGGATGAAGTGGGTACACTTTGTTCTCTATCTTTTTTGGAGCCGATTGAGAGTATGCTGATTCAGGATGGGAGCTTAAGAAATGGAATTTAGATAAAATATGATTTTCATTGTTAGAGAAACACCATTCTAACTTTTGGTTCTAACCTATGGGGTGACAAGACTGAACTACCATATGGTGAGCCTAATTTGGAAATTCAAGATTCCAAAAAAGCTGAAAGTTCTTTCATGGCCATTAGCATATAGAAGATTGAACACCCACAAGAAGCTTCAAAGGAAGTTTCAACTTCCAAAATAGGATGATCTCTCCTTCTATGTGTCACCTTTGGTTGAGGAGGAATCCCATAATCACGTGTTCTTGCATTGTCCTTCTGTGGCTAAATGGTGGCAGTTTTTCTTCAATGTGTTTGGGGTGGATTGCTGGCTCTCTTAAGAAAATTTATGATTGGCTTATGGAAGTGCCCAATGTTAGGATACTTGGGAGCTGGCGGCAAGGGGAAAGTCCTTTGGAGATGTGTGACACCTTCCCTCCATTAGGGGCTTTGGGAGGAAAGGAATAGTCTTTTAAAGGTAAGTATTCTTCTTTAGAGTCCTTTTGACTAATGGTGCAACTCAAGGGCTCTTGGTGGTGTTAAGTATTCTTCTTCAGAAAG is drawn from Cucumis melo cultivar AY chromosome 11, USDA_Cmelo_AY_1.0, whole genome shotgun sequence and contains these coding sequences:
- the LOC103497432 gene encoding red chlorophyll catabolite reductase-like; its protein translation is MGLLAANLISSACCFVPLPPPSPLRFQAKRSSQRVLKAALTSSEKMDSGGQAAPVSKLMEFPHLTAAHTDLMLYLIQTVENGLGDHLLPSTVPTDVEYYENKNGTSQGTLLIRHGIPSSPIDFMIASWLHLKQPQGGAFNITNIAGYMKPSNDIPHFQFELVQCSPTFLIFFLDLLPRTDIILHPDYLTTYYEETGLEKLRQRLAALPEVSPYFSSSLYFRKVVSSTGILVGVKCEESESKRVEEIVREEIGPISKEVMRIWMELCLNGGRELEEDERSLMEKRDLMIKRKAIEMDLSKSMPLQFGEEVANRVLQVIRSAFKTA
- the LOC103497431 gene encoding red chlorophyll catabolite reductase-like, with protein sequence MALMVYASAKPFSLPTLVAAQSCFRARKPARVMRSTSSHMAEGSSSKLKEFPHLSSSQRALMADLINAIEDRFEDRLLPCTLPPDVEYYQNQSGTSEGALLIRSGSPDSSINFILASWLHSQLPTGASLNIASLSAYLRPSTDAPNFLIEFIQISPTSLILILDLPPRKDPVLNPDYLQSFYEDTRLDTYRKTIEELPETRPYVMSSLFFRSLVSPTSIISRIDTESGGPERMEEIIKNHVGPIARDVVRVWVDECACKEREVGMMERVELEKRDKLVKKKTIDIDLGSSLPRLFGQEVADRVVAAIQRVFDEA